In one window of Candidatus Goldiibacteriota bacterium DNA:
- a CDS encoding transketolase codes for MELLSRVHQKNLVSWARDRENVLVLSADLTGSCEADLFRDTYPSRFISCGIAEQNMMSVAGGLAREGFIPLIHTFAVFIYRRAYDQIAMSVAYPNLPVKMFGFLPGIVTPGGATHQAIEDVSVMRALPNMTILETGDATDVESVLDVMRAVNGPVYIRMLRGELPRLFSADEPMKFDTPRIISKGTDVTIISSGICTEETLRAAAAMKKKGVSVNHVHVSTLKPFNNKMYADIINTGKYGVITVENHTTTGGLGTIVAEKAVACGINKRMARLGLRDTFTHGASRAYLMKEHGFDAAAIIHAVEKMTGNKLNISDDELAKVRIEAVHSEAKAEGL; via the coding sequence ATGGAATTATTATCAAGGGTTCATCAGAAGAATCTTGTCTCCTGGGCAAGGGACAGGGAAAATGTCCTTGTATTGTCCGCGGACCTTACAGGTTCGTGCGAAGCTGACCTTTTCAGGGACACGTATCCGTCGCGTTTTATTTCCTGCGGAATTGCGGAGCAGAATATGATGTCGGTTGCCGGAGGCCTTGCAAGGGAAGGATTTATTCCTTTAATTCATACCTTCGCGGTTTTTATTTACAGAAGGGCGTATGATCAGATTGCGATGTCTGTGGCGTATCCGAATCTGCCGGTTAAGATGTTTGGTTTTCTTCCCGGAATAGTAACGCCGGGCGGCGCCACCCACCAGGCAATAGAAGATGTTTCTGTAATGAGGGCGCTGCCAAATATGACAATACTTGAGACAGGCGATGCCACGGATGTTGAAAGCGTGCTTGACGTAATGCGCGCTGTTAATGGCCCGGTTTATATCAGAATGTTAAGGGGGGAATTGCCGCGCCTTTTTTCCGCGGATGAACCCATGAAGTTTGACACTCCCAGAATTATAAGCAAAGGCACGGATGTGACAATTATATCATCCGGGATATGCACAGAAGAAACCCTGCGCGCTGCCGCGGCTATGAAGAAAAAAGGCGTGTCGGTAAATCACGTGCACGTTTCCACGTTAAAACCTTTTAATAATAAAATGTACGCGGATATAATAAATACCGGAAAATACGGCGTAATAACCGTTGAAAACCATACCACTACCGGCGGGCTTGGCACAATAGTGGCGGAAAAAGCGGTAGCCTGCGGTATTAATAAAAGAATGGCAAGGCTGGGTTTAAGGGACACCTTTACCCATGGAGCAAGCAGGGCTTACCTTATGAAAGAACACGGCTTTGATGCCGCGGCTATTATACACGCTGTCGAAAAGATGACGGGAAACAAACTGAATATTTCCGATGATGAACTTGCCAAAGTAAGAATTGAAGCGGTTCATTCCGAAGCTAAAGCCGAAGGCCTCTAA
- the sugE gene encoding quaternary ammonium compound efflux SMR transporter SugE, whose protein sequence is MDWIILFIAGIFETAWALTLKYTQGFTKPMFSVIAVIFMVISFFLLSYALKTIPVGTAYAVWTGIGALGVAIIGIVFLAEPVNAVRIISLLLVVAGVAGLRLAGK, encoded by the coding sequence ATGGACTGGATAATTCTGTTTATTGCGGGCATATTTGAAACGGCGTGGGCGCTTACGCTTAAATACACGCAGGGATTTACAAAACCCATGTTCAGCGTGATTGCCGTTATTTTTATGGTAATAAGTTTTTTCCTGCTGTCATACGCGTTAAAGACAATTCCGGTGGGAACAGCTTATGCGGTATGGACGGGAATCGGAGCGCTTGGCGTTGCAATTATAGGTATAGTGTTTCTGGCAGAACCGGTTAACGCGGTGCGCATAATCAGCCTGCTTTTGGTGGTCGCCGGTGTTGCGGGTTTAAGGCTGGCGGGAAAATAA
- a CDS encoding methyl-accepting chemotaxis protein — MEEATTAVLTWGNVFYSLIVTTVIITLGFIIVSIGLYMIFRNRMIFKMWIRIYPAIVLMIMISNFVTNVGYVPGVDKLLMRLITLGGSTLMVITIFVLTGRYFEKSIESNIGKLKGAADEVASVSVHIASASQDLAQSASEQSAAVTETASTLSQITDNANKNNQLAASAGAASGQAGEEAAKGSISIARMQEAITAIKQSSDETAKIIKTIDDIAFQTNLLALNAAVEAARAGESGKGFAVVAEEVRNLAKRSADAAKSTTELIQGVQKNVDKGTVISAEVKEALERMRASVNETAKAISGVSVSSNEQLSGIREVNKAVAQVDSSTQSNSANAEETAAASEELSAQVHELNSMVASLYAFLDLTGGKKTA, encoded by the coding sequence ATGGAGGAAGCAACGACAGCTGTTCTGACCTGGGGAAATGTTTTCTATTCGCTTATCGTAACAACTGTGATAATAACATTGGGTTTTATTATTGTCAGTATCGGCTTGTATATGATATTCAGGAACAGGATGATATTTAAGATGTGGATAAGGATATATCCGGCAATTGTATTGATGATTATGATTTCTAATTTTGTCACTAATGTCGGTTATGTCCCCGGGGTTGATAAACTTTTAATGCGGCTGATTACGCTTGGCGGTTCAACTTTGATGGTAATTACCATATTTGTTTTAACGGGAAGATATTTTGAAAAATCAATTGAATCAAATATAGGAAAATTAAAGGGCGCGGCAGATGAAGTGGCTTCGGTTTCTGTGCATATCGCGTCTGCAAGCCAGGACCTTGCCCAAAGCGCGTCAGAACAGTCTGCTGCTGTAACTGAAACGGCTTCCACCCTTTCACAGATTACGGATAATGCAAATAAAAATAACCAGCTTGCAGCAAGCGCCGGCGCCGCGTCAGGCCAGGCCGGTGAAGAGGCCGCGAAAGGTTCAATTTCAATAGCCAGAATGCAGGAAGCCATAACCGCTATAAAGCAGTCATCTGATGAAACCGCCAAAATTATTAAGACAATAGATGATATTGCTTTTCAGACAAACCTTCTGGCGTTAAACGCGGCTGTGGAAGCGGCGCGCGCGGGTGAATCAGGGAAGGGGTTTGCTGTAGTTGCTGAAGAGGTAAGAAATCTTGCCAAACGTTCCGCTGATGCCGCAAAAAGCACAACAGAACTAATACAGGGTGTTCAGAAAAATGTGGATAAAGGCACTGTTATATCGGCAGAGGTAAAAGAAGCGCTGGAACGCATGCGGGCAAGCGTTAATGAAACAGCAAAGGCAATTTCAGGCGTAAGCGTTTCGTCCAATGAACAGCTGTCCGGTATAAGAGAAGTAAATAAAGCAGTAGCTCAGGTTGATTCCAGCACGCAGAGCAATTCCGCAAATGCGGAAGAGACAGCAGCGGCCTCGGAAGAATTATCCGCGCAGGTTCATGAACTAAATTCCATGGTCGCGTCATTGTACGCATTTTTGGATTTAACCGGGGGGAAGAAGACAGCATAA
- a CDS encoding TetR/AcrR family transcriptional regulator: MPKIQEKHLFKRLSPDKQERIMHACIDEFAKAGYTNASTNKMAKAAGISKGSLFKYFSSKKELYVEVIDHILEDFFGYVQSKDYYLEEKDILERLKLVTKETYSFFRKKTSLFKVLMRVKTEGGMNVMEYLKERWEPKVAFFYGRFFSGVDFSKLALSQEEFIRLWNWIDYAIDSEVLSDLGGEFTMDDIEAAYENRLGLIYRVFKDGIYKKEKK, translated from the coding sequence TTGCCAAAGATACAGGAAAAGCACTTATTTAAAAGGTTAAGCCCGGACAAACAGGAACGTATAATGCATGCCTGTATAGACGAGTTCGCCAAAGCCGGCTATACCAATGCTTCCACCAATAAAATGGCAAAGGCGGCGGGAATTTCAAAAGGCAGCCTTTTTAAGTACTTTTCCAGCAAGAAAGAGTTATATGTTGAAGTTATAGACCACATTCTGGAGGATTTTTTTGGGTATGTACAGTCCAAGGATTACTATCTGGAAGAGAAAGACATTCTTGAAAGGCTGAAACTGGTAACCAAAGAGACATATTCTTTTTTCAGGAAGAAGACAAGCCTGTTTAAGGTGCTTATGCGGGTTAAAACCGAGGGCGGAATGAATGTTATGGAATATTTGAAAGAGCGCTGGGAGCCGAAGGTCGCGTTTTTTTACGGCAGGTTTTTTTCAGGCGTTGATTTTTCAAAACTGGCTTTATCACAGGAAGAATTTATCAGGCTCTGGAACTGGATAGATTACGCGATAGATTCGGAAGTGCTTTCGGATTTAGGCGGTGAATTTACAATGGATGACATAGAAGCTGCCTACGAAAACAGGCTTGGGCTTATTTACAGGGTTTTTAAAGACGGAATATATAAAAAGGAGAAAAAATAA
- a CDS encoding ABC transporter permease, translated as MFFFLKLAYGNITKNIRNSLTIIIAVFISVFFMEFTIGYMDGFKMKLLKEGLDLVGHVKVYNKMYKENLDFSPVEYNIPINDGIMEKIKTIPGFKDVRAEINFGVLASTGDLSQETLVKAIDLSRRDEVYAPRVKNIRQGRYPSAENEIAIGYKMAQILKVKEGDSLVLFGLDSYGGMNAVEGVITGIFNNFNPPEDEKLVLCSLELAQRFLGIEGTATELFVNLNDSLTAKDAAKALREKLPPEYTVNSWEDEQPMLVYAFQSMDVATFIICAIILVAAAFGIVNSFLMNIMGRMPEFGVLRAMGVSRLQLVLMILSESFALGLIGTAAGMLPSVAIVAYFQKHPINYEKMGDMMESMGGIDAMIGTALTFESAAAVFVTGVLISVAASLYPALSAARRKPVEILRVLE; from the coding sequence ATGTTTTTCTTTCTTAAACTTGCTTATGGAAATATTACCAAGAATATCAGAAATTCGCTTACTATTATTATTGCGGTTTTTATCAGCGTGTTTTTTATGGAATTTACAATCGGGTATATGGATGGTTTTAAGATGAAGCTTTTAAAAGAGGGGCTTGATCTGGTGGGCCATGTAAAAGTGTATAACAAAATGTATAAAGAGAATCTTGATTTTTCGCCTGTGGAATACAATATTCCGATTAACGACGGGATAATGGAAAAAATAAAAACCATCCCGGGGTTTAAGGATGTAAGGGCGGAAATAAATTTTGGAGTGCTTGCAAGCACCGGCGATTTAAGCCAGGAAACGCTGGTTAAGGCAATTGACCTTTCGCGTAGGGATGAAGTTTACGCCCCGAGGGTAAAAAATATCAGGCAGGGCAGGTATCCTTCTGCGGAAAATGAAATAGCTATCGGTTATAAAATGGCGCAGATATTAAAAGTTAAAGAAGGGGATTCTCTGGTGCTGTTTGGGCTGGACAGTTACGGCGGCATGAACGCGGTAGAAGGCGTGATTACCGGAATATTCAACAATTTTAATCCGCCGGAAGATGAAAAACTTGTATTGTGCTCGCTTGAACTGGCGCAGAGATTTCTTGGCATAGAAGGCACGGCAACGGAGCTGTTTGTTAATTTAAATGATTCGCTTACCGCCAAAGACGCGGCAAAAGCGCTAAGGGAAAAATTACCGCCTGAATACACGGTGAATTCATGGGAGGACGAGCAGCCTATGCTTGTATATGCTTTTCAGTCCATGGATGTGGCGACGTTTATTATATGCGCCATTATTCTTGTGGCCGCGGCTTTCGGCATAGTTAATTCTTTCCTTATGAATATAATGGGAAGGATGCCGGAATTCGGCGTACTGCGCGCCATGGGCGTGTCCAGGCTGCAGCTTGTACTTATGATTTTATCGGAATCTTTCGCGCTTGGCCTTATAGGGACGGCGGCGGGCATGCTGCCCTCTGTCGCGATTGTGGCTTATTTTCAGAAGCACCCCATCAATTATGAAAAAATGGGGGATATGATGGAAAGTATGGGAGGGATAGACGCGATGATAGGAACGGCGCTTACATTTGAATCGGCAGCCGCTGTTTTTGTGACCGGTGTGCTTATATCTGTGGCAGCTTCGCTGTATCCGGCTTTATCGGCAGCGCGCAGAAAACCTGTAGAGATACTGAGGGTGCTTGAATGA
- a CDS encoding transketolase, whose product MSKPELSWQEKAKNMAAGIRKRVLEHTIKNNGGYMSQACSSAEIFAALYSKILKLEPSKGPLEPKPYAGVPGAANSKYSTGAYMHGAKNPEYDRFILSPTHYSLVLYAALIEAGRMSENSLEQFNRDGSSVEMIGAEHSPGMEVMTGSLGQGLGQAAGIALARKMKKEEGRVIVMMSDGEFQIGMTWESMQFISHHKLDNMVIIVDVNKQQCDGAVNSVMRIDPLDKRLEAFGARVFKLYGHNINELASRAELKPDGRVLVILAETDPCQGLSLLSANAPKLHYLRFKSAEEKEKYAEALKRMAE is encoded by the coding sequence ATGTCAAAACCTGAATTAAGCTGGCAGGAAAAAGCAAAAAATATGGCAGCCGGGATAAGAAAACGGGTGCTTGAACACACGATAAAGAATAACGGCGGTTATATGAGCCAGGCATGTTCCTCGGCGGAAATTTTTGCCGCGTTATACAGCAAAATATTAAAACTTGAACCTTCTAAAGGCCCGCTTGAACCAAAACCTTATGCCGGCGTTCCCGGTGCGGCAAATTCCAAATATTCCACCGGCGCTTATATGCACGGCGCGAAAAATCCTGAATATGACAGGTTTATACTGTCGCCCACGCATTATTCGCTTGTACTTTATGCCGCGCTGATAGAAGCGGGAAGAATGTCGGAAAATTCCCTTGAACAGTTTAACCGCGACGGGTCATCTGTAGAAATGATAGGGGCTGAACATTCCCCAGGAATGGAAGTAATGACAGGGTCTTTAGGGCAGGGGCTTGGACAGGCAGCCGGTATCGCGCTTGCCAGAAAAATGAAAAAAGAAGAAGGCCGGGTAATTGTCATGATGTCAGACGGCGAGTTTCAGATAGGAATGACATGGGAATCGATGCAGTTTATATCGCACCATAAACTTGATAATATGGTGATAATTGTGGATGTTAATAAACAGCAGTGTGACGGCGCGGTAAATTCAGTTATGAGAATTGACCCGCTGGATAAAAGGCTGGAAGCTTTTGGGGCAAGGGTCTTTAAATTATACGGGCACAATATTAATGAACTTGCATCACGCGCGGAATTGAAGCCGGATGGAAGGGTGCTTGTTATACTTGCGGAAACTGACCCGTGCCAGGGGCTGTCCCTGTTAAGCGCGAACGCGCCCAAACTTCATTATTTAAGGTTTAAAAGCGCGGAAGAAAAAGAAAAATACGCGGAAGCGTTGAAACGGATGGCGGAATAA
- a CDS encoding ribulose 1,5-bisphosphate carboxylase large subunit: protein MNNTGWFAARYNISAGNMAEAKERAFDICVEQTVEFPYDLIKKKSIRENIVGKISSLSEIKKGLYNAEILFPSAAAGNELTQLFNVLFGNISIKPGIKLEKFELTGAMLKTFTGPRFGVKGIKKITGNKKRPLVCSALKPMGTSVKELAELAYKFALGGIDIIKDDHGLADQKFSPFNERVKRCTEAVRKANRQTGYNTVYMPNVTGDGTETLKRAKFAAKYGAGAVIISGALSGFASILEVSRDNKVNVPVFFHPAFAGSFTSCGNSGISHYALYGQLTRLSGADAAIFPSYGGRFSFSKEECRSIVNGCTDKFGNAKSIMPAPGGGMTVERAAELKQFYGNDAVFLIGGGLFRHSDDITKSVRDFIACLE, encoded by the coding sequence ATGAACAATACAGGGTGGTTTGCCGCGCGGTACAATATTTCTGCGGGTAATATGGCGGAAGCCAAAGAACGCGCTTTTGATATCTGCGTGGAGCAGACTGTTGAATTTCCGTATGACCTGATAAAGAAAAAAAGCATCAGGGAAAACATTGTCGGAAAAATAAGTTCGTTAAGTGAGATTAAGAAAGGTCTTTATAATGCGGAAATTTTATTTCCGTCTGCCGCGGCGGGTAATGAATTAACCCAGTTATTCAATGTCCTGTTCGGCAATATCAGTATAAAGCCCGGAATCAAACTTGAAAAGTTTGAACTTACAGGTGCCATGTTAAAAACTTTTACCGGCCCGCGCTTCGGGGTTAAAGGGATAAAAAAAATAACCGGCAATAAAAAACGCCCGCTTGTATGTTCCGCTTTAAAGCCAATGGGAACAAGTGTTAAAGAACTGGCGGAACTTGCATATAAATTTGCGCTTGGCGGAATAGACATAATAAAAGACGACCATGGCCTTGCTGACCAGAAATTTTCACCTTTTAATGAAAGGGTAAAAAGGTGTACGGAGGCGGTAAGAAAAGCAAACAGGCAGACCGGATACAATACGGTATATATGCCAAATGTTACGGGGGACGGGACAGAGACTTTAAAGAGGGCAAAGTTTGCGGCAAAGTACGGCGCGGGAGCGGTTATAATTTCAGGGGCGCTTTCAGGTTTTGCTTCCATTCTTGAAGTATCGCGTGATAATAAAGTAAACGTACCTGTTTTTTTTCACCCTGCTTTTGCCGGCAGTTTCACTTCCTGCGGGAATTCCGGAATAAGCCATTACGCGCTGTATGGGCAGCTTACAAGGCTGTCAGGCGCGGATGCCGCTATCTTTCCAAGTTACGGCGGACGGTTTTCTTTTTCAAAAGAGGAATGCAGAAGCATTGTTAATGGCTGTACTGATAAATTCGGGAATGCAAAGTCCATCATGCCGGCGCCGGGCGGCGGTATGACGGTTGAACGCGCGGCAGAACTTAAGCAATTCTACGGCAATGATGCCGTATTTCTTATCGGCGGGGGATTGTTCAGGCATAGTGACGATATTACCAAAAGCGTAAGGGATTTTATTGCCTGTCTAGAGTAG